One part of the Dermacentor andersoni chromosome 2, qqDerAnde1_hic_scaffold, whole genome shotgun sequence genome encodes these proteins:
- the LOC129387573 gene encoding uncharacterized protein yields MANGQSLEQRQRQHGIQTLRTEDSVMSTHSDEGEHTGDRNGTGNGADGFGGPWSASVLVFHAELPSTTVFPGLPFPSCLRFRFVDEPGKTFDLITTALHTKRARLMQSPNQRCWNVYVRETGEIATAKPHAVAEDDDDDDDDDDDDNDDDDDTLRHARDAKNDANAGDSMWRSVRNEVSRGPCHLGGPRHTSGQHRGALNDGCEFLGGRSCWCTDIHAAYDVRCT; encoded by the coding sequence ATGGCTAACGGCCAGAGCCTAGaacagcggcagcggcagcatgGCATCCAGACTCTCCGCACGGAGGACAGCGTTATGTCAACACACAGCGACGAAGGCGAACACACTGGCGATCGGAACGGTACTGGCAACGGCGCCGACGGCTTTGGCGGGCCATGGTCTGCTTCTGTGCTGGTCTTCCACGCCGAGCTGCCTTCGACCACTGTCTTTCCTGGGCTACCGTTTCCATCCTGCCTACGCTTCCGTTTCGTAGACGAACCTGGCAAGACCTTCGACCTCATCACCACCGCTCTTCATACAAAGCGGGCTCGACTCATGCAGTCTCCGAATCAGCGATGTTGGAACGTGTACGTCCGAGAGACCGGGGAGATCGCCACAGCCAAGCCGCACGCTGTtgccgaagacgacgacgacgacgacgacgatgacgatgacgacaacgacgacgacgacgatacaCTGCGGCACGCGAGGGACGCCAAGAACGACGCCAACGCAGGTGACAGCATGTGGCGCAGTGTCCGTAACGAGGTTTCCCGCGGCCCGTGCCATCTCGGTGGACCGCGCCATACGAGTGGTCAGCATCGAGGAGCCCTGAATGACGGCTGCGAGTTCCTCGGCGGCCGCAGCTGCTGGTGCACGGATATCCACGCGGCATATGACGTCCGCTGTACATGA